TCGATTGCGGACATTGGCCTGTTGGGCAGCGTATATCGACAGAACTGGAGCTGACCGAACAATTCAAGGTGAGCCGGATGACCGTCAACAAGGCGATCCGCGATTTAGTCGCCGAAGGTAGGCTGCAAAGGCGACCTAGAGTAGGGACGTTTGTTTGCGCTCCCGATGATAAAGCGGAATCGCCATTACTGGATATTCAGAATATTGCTGAAGAGGTGAAATTACGCGGCAAGGTCTACTCAAGTAAGGTGGTCAGGCAAGCGTCGATGCGTGCCGATGCAACCGTGGCTACCAAGTTGGGAGTGATGTTGAACAGCCCGATTTTCTATAGTGAAATCATTCATTTTGAAGACAACTCCCCTATTCAATATGAGCTGCGCTGGGTCAATAGCGCTTACGCGCCTGCCTACCTGGAACAGGACTTTAGTCAGATCACTCCAAACCAGTACCTGTCTGAAAGCTGCCCACTGAGCGCCATTGAACATACAGTCGAAGCTATAGTGGCAGACGACGAGGTGCGTACCGCTTTGAGACTTGGGGTTAATGAACCTTGCCTACTGCTCAACAGGCGAACTTGGAGTCAGGACAAGCTGGTGAGCTCTGCCCTGCTCTATCACCCCGGGACTCGATACAAATTGAGCTCAAAGGTATTACTAAGTTAGCGAATCCGATACTTTTTACTGATCACATTTTTGCAACAAGTTCCTTGATCAATTGTCATACCTGAATAATTATTTGTATATACATTTGAACTTGTGGACGTTATTACATGCTTGGAAGCGCTTCTTCATCCTTACAAACCAACCGCCGAGAGTTGTTGCTCACCAATGCACGACTGGTTTCTATGGTCGCTGGATCGCATGGGTATTCCGTTTCTGAGCCAAGTCACCTTTTGATTAAGGATGGAAAGATTGCGCAAATCGGCGCGGCCAAGCTGTCTTGCCTAAATTCATATGATTGTAAAAACCAGCTGGTCACACCCGGCTTTGTCGATTGCCACACTCACCTAGTGTATGCCGGCAATCGCGCCAATGAGTTTGAAATGCGGCTTAATGGCGTGCCATACCCTGAGATAGCCAAACAAGGTGGCGGGATTCTGTCTACGGTTCGAGCGACACGAGCTGCAAGCGAGGAAGCGCTGATTAATCTCGCCTTACCACGATTGGACGGCTTGATTCGAAGCGGCGTAACATCTGTCGAAGTAAAATCTGGCTACGGTCTA
This window of the Vibrio neptunius genome carries:
- the hutC gene encoding histidine utilization repressor — translated: MSQSPLYLQIKQYITDNIDCGHWPVGQRISTELELTEQFKVSRMTVNKAIRDLVAEGRLQRRPRVGTFVCAPDDKAESPLLDIQNIAEEVKLRGKVYSSKVVRQASMRADATVATKLGVMLNSPIFYSEIIHFEDNSPIQYELRWVNSAYAPAYLEQDFSQITPNQYLSESCPLSAIEHTVEAIVADDEVRTALRLGVNEPCLLLNRRTWSQDKLVSSALLYHPGTRYKLSSKVLLS